A window from Telopea speciosissima isolate NSW1024214 ecotype Mountain lineage chromosome 8, Tspe_v1, whole genome shotgun sequence encodes these proteins:
- the LOC122672740 gene encoding nuclear intron maturase 2, mitochondrial-like: MHRRFAAFGRRFLITSTLCPTNDTFLSCKLINSLCPRNKGVSYFRFLSTMALQRQLPDPDDPSTLMKEDGVAVCSSMWIENFREPDKTLTNLTNYLRRFELWVLAYQKVCADETGSFMPRSAVQKSALEDLLALRNSVLDGRFKWGARLEFFIRAPNDKTDLESLSKRKIRALLTTTQPAAFQDRIVQEVLFMILEPIYEARFSQKSYGFRPGRTAHTVLRVIRRNFAGYLWYIKGDLSTILDGMKVGLVINALIRDVRDKKVIDLIKTALVTPVITSRVDEGEKKKKKRKYQKKKVLAEDEPKPDPYWLQTFFGFAPEEAEKVPSWGHCGILSPLLANICLDELDRWMEDKIKEFYRPSKSDVIWNSQDGEVEQGNTSWPEFVPTSGPDKTRKMDYIRFGGHILIGVRGPRADAAILRKQLIEFCDQRYLLKLDNDGLPIEHITKGIMFLDHVLCRRVVYPTLRYTATGGKIISEKGVGTLLSVTASLKQCIKQFRKLDFLKGDRDPDPQPCFRMFHATQSHTNAQMNKFLSTMVEWYRYADNRKKVVNFCSYIIRGSLAKLYAAKYKLRSRAKVYKIGSRNLSRPLKEKKGQSPEYHNLLRMGLVDSIEGLQYTRMSLVPETDYTPFPSGWRPDHEKVLLEYITLEDPATVEAQRSCLREEGLISPQEYISMLVWNYKRNSNIVDQLPVVESRGNNVQTEKEMLLSSSLKSFCGRTTDEEDNRERFQAALI, from the coding sequence ATGCATCGGCGCTTTGCAGCATTTGGTCGTCGGTTTCTCATCACCTCCACTCTTTGTCCGACCAATGATACATTTTTATCCTGCAAATTGATAAATTCCCTATGCCCCAGAAACAAGGGAGTTTCCTATTTTAGGTTCCTCTCAACGATGGCGCTGCAGCGTCAACTTCCCGACCCTGACGACCCGTCTACCTTAATGAAGGAAGACGGCGTTGCAGTCTGTTCTTCAATGTGGATAGAGAATTTTCGAGAACCCGATAAAACACTGACAAATCTAACAAACTACCTTCGACGGTTTGAGTTATGGGTGCTGGCTTACCAAAAGGTATGTGCTGATGAAACGGGATCTTTCATGCCCCGAAGTGCAGTACAGAAATCTGCATTGGAGGATTTGTTGGCCCTTAGAAATTCTGTTCTAGATGGTAGGTTTAAATGGGGAGCCAGGTTAGAGTTTTTCATTCGAGCTCCGAATGACAAAACCGACCTTGAATCACTCTCAAAACGGAAAATCAGGGCTCTTTTGACTACTACTCAACCGGCTGCATTCCAAGATCGAATTGTCCAAGAAGTTCTGTTCATGATATTGGAGCCCATTTATGAGGCTCGTTTCTCGCAGAAGTCATATGGTTTCAGGCCTGGCCGGACTGCACACACTGTTTTACGGGTTATACGACGGAACTTTGCTGGATATCTTTGGTACATAAAGGGGGATCTTAGCACAATCTTAGATGGGATGAAGGTGGGATTGGTGATTAATGCCCTGATAAGAGATGTGAGGGATAAGAAGGTGATTGATTTAATCAAAACTGCACTTGTGACTCCAGTCATCACGAGCCGAGTTGATgaaggggagaagaaaaagaagaagaggaagtatCAGAAGAAGAAAGTCTTAGCAGAGGATGAGCCAAAACCTGACCCATATTGGCTGCAGACTTTCTTTGGATTTGCCCCAGAGGAGGCAGAGAAGGTTCCTTCTTGGGGGCACTGTGGGATTCTTAGTCCTCTTCTTGCAAACATATGCCTTGATGAGTTGGATCGTTGGATGGAGGATAAGATTAAGGAGTTCTACCGTCCTTCAAAGAGTGATGTCATTTGGAATAGTCAGGATGGGGAAGTGGAGCAAGGTAATACATCATGGCCGGAATTTGTGCCCACTAGCGGGCCTGACAAGACCCGAAAAATGGATTACATCCGTTTTGGAGGCCACATCTTGATCGGAGTCCGCGGCCCAAGGGCAGATGCAGCAATCCTAAGGAAACAGTTGATTGAATTTTGTGATCAAAGGTATCTACTCAAGCTTGACAACGATGGCCTTCCTATTGAACACATTACTAAGGGTATAATGTTTCTTGACCATGTCTTGTGCCGGAGGGTTGTGTATCCAACACTTAGATATACAGCAACTGGTGGAAAGATCATTAGTGAGAAGGGCGTAGGGACCCTTCTTTCAGTGACAGCAAGCTTGAAGCAATGCATCAAGCAATTCAGGAAGTTGGACTTTCTCAAGGGAGACAGAGATCCAGATCCACAGCCTTGTTTCAGAATGTTCCATGCTACTCAATCTCACACAAATGCACAGATGAATAAGTTCCTGTCAACAATGGTAGAATGGTATAGGTATGCAGACAACCGTAAGAAAGTTGTGAACTTCTGCTCTTACATTATAAGGGGATCACTGGCAAAGCTCTATGCTGCAAAATACAAGCTTCGTTCGCGAGCAAAGGTGTATAAGATTGGATCCCGAAATCTTAGCCGTCCATTGAAGGAGAAAAAAGGGCAGTCTCCAGAGTACCATAATTTGCTCAGAATGGGTCTGGTGGACTCAATTGAAGGGCTTCAGTATACCCGGATGTCTCTAGTACCTGAAACTGATTATACCCCTTTTCCCAGTGGTTGGCGACCTGATCATGAGAAGGTCTTGCTAGAATATATAACACTTGAGGATCCGGCGACTGTTGAAGCGCAACGCAGTTGCCTTAGAGAAGAGGGTCTTATTTCACCACAGGAATACATCTCAATGCTTGTTTGGAACTACAAAAGGAATTCTAATATTGTGGATCAGCTTCCTGTGGTTGAGAGCAGAGGCAATAATGTCCAAACCGAAAAAGAAATGTTGTTGAGCTCAAGCTTGAAAAGCTTCTGTGGCAGGACCACAGATGAGGAAGACAATAGAGAAAGATTCCAGGCTGCCTTGATATAA